Proteins co-encoded in one Oncorhynchus kisutch isolate 150728-3 linkage group LG1, Okis_V2, whole genome shotgun sequence genomic window:
- the LOC109895559 gene encoding mitochondrial intermembrane space import and assembly protein 40-A — MSSVKEEGKDRVIFVTKEEHEAPSNAELVEEDPDDPYEERGLILPNGEINWNCPCLGGMASGPCGASFKEAFSCFHYSKEEVKGSECLEQFRGMQECMQRYPELYPQEDDKETQGGPSEKDPSKHDSAPEPTPTPPVQDSSPSTAPADTPPPSNSSASG; from the exons ATGTCCTCAGTCAAGGAGGAAG GTAAGGACCGTGTCATCTTTGTGACTAAGGAGGAACATGAAGCGCCGAGCAACGCTGAGCTGGTGGAGGAGGATCCTGATGACCCCTATGAAGAACGAG GTCTGATCCTACCCAATGGGGAGATCAACTGGAACTGCCCCTGTCTGGGAGGGATGGCCAGCGGTCCCTGTGGAGCATCGTTTAAGGAGGCCTTCTCCTGTTTCCACTACAgcaaggaggaggtgaagggCTCAGAGTGCCTGGAGCAATTCAGGGGCATGCAGGAGTGTATGCAGAGATACCCAGAACTCTACCCCCAGGAGGATGACAAGGAGACCCAGGGAGGGCCATCTGAAAAGGATCCTTCCAAACATGACTCTGCCCCTGAACCAACCCCTACACCCCCAGTCCAAGACTCTAGCCCTTCCACCGCCCCTGCTGACACCCCACCACCCTCAAACAGCTCAGCCTCAGGCTGA
- the LOC109895551 gene encoding protein transport protein Sec61 subunit alpha, which translates to MGIKFLEVIKPFCAVLPEIQKPERKIQFREKVLWTAITLFIFLVCCQIPLFGIMSSDSADPFYWMRVILASNRGTLMELGISPIVTSGLIMQLLAGAKIIEVGDTPKDRALFNGAQKLFGMIITIGQAIVYVMTGMYGDPSDMGAGICLLIIIQLFVAGLIVLLLDELLQKGYGLGSGISLFIATNICETIVWKAFSPTTVNTGRGTEFEGAIIALFHLLATRTDKVRALREAFYRQNLPNLMNLLATVFVFGVVIYFQGFRVDLPIKSARYRGQYNTYPIKLFYTSNIPIILQSALVSNLYVISQMLSTRFSGNFLVNLLGTWSDTSSGGPARAYPVGGLCYYFSPPESFGSVLDDPIHAAIYICFMLGSCAFFSKTWIEVSGSSAKDVAKQLKEQQMVMRGHRETSMVHELNRYIPTAAAFGGLCIGGLSVMADFLGAIGSGTGILLAVTIIYQYFEIFVKEQSEMGSMGALLF; encoded by the exons ATGGGCA TCAAATTCCTGGAGGTAATAAAGCCCTTCTGCGCTGTATTACCTGAAATCCAGAAACCCGAAAGAAAG ATCCAGTTCAGAGAGAAGGTACTATGGACAGCCATCACTCTCTTCATTTTCCTTGTGTGCTGCCAG ATTCCCCTGTTTGGCATCATGTCATCAGACTCTGCAGATCCCTTTTACTGGATGAGAGTGATTCTGGCCTCCAACAGAG GTACCCTGATGGAGCTGGGTATCTCTCCGATCGTCACCTCAGGCCTCATCATGCAGCTCCTGGCTGGAGCTAAGATCATCGAGGTGGGAGACACACCCAAAGACAGGGCCCTCTTCAATGGAGCACAGAAAT TGTTTGGTATGATCATCACCATTGGTCAGGCCATCGTGTATGTGATGACTGGCATGTATGGAGACCCCTCCGATATGGGCGCTGGGATCTGTCTTCTCATCATCATCCAG CTGTTTGTGGCCGGTCTGATCGTGCTGCTGCTGGATGAGCTGCTGCAGAAGGGCTATGGTCTGGGTTCTGGTATCTCTTTGTTCATCGCCACCAACATCTGTGAGACCATCGTCTGGAAGGCCTTTAGCCCCACCACCGTCAACACTGGCAGAG GCACAGAGTTTGAGGGGGCTATCATTGCTCTCTTCCACCTGCTGGCCACGCGAACAGACAAGGTGCGCGCCCTGAGAGAGGCCTTCTACCGCCAGAACCTGCCCAACCTCATGAACCTCCTCGCCACTGTCTTTGTCTTTGGTGTAGTCATATACTTCCAG GGCTTCAGGGTGGATCTGCCCATCAAGTCTGCCCGTTACCGTGGCCAATACAACACTTATCCCATCAAGCTCTTCTACACCTCCAACATTCCCATCATCCTCCAGTCTGCCCTCGTGTCCAACCTGTACGTGATCTCTCAGATGCTCTCCACACGATTCAGTGGTAACTTCCTGGTTAACCTGCTGGGCACCTGGTCA gaTACGTCTTCAGGTGGTCCAGCCCGTGCCTACCCAGTGGGTGGGCTATGTTACTACTTCTCTCCCCCGGAGTCATTTGGCTCGGTCCTAGATGACCCAATCCATGCTGCCATCTACATCTGCTTCATGCTGGGctcctgtgccttcttctccaaGACCTGGATCGAGGTGTCTGGCTCATCTGCCAAAGAT GTGGCTAAGCAGCTAAAGGAGCAACAGATGGTTatgaggggacacagagagacctcCATGGTCCATGAACTCAACAG GTACATCCCCACAGCAGCTGCCTTTGGTGGTCTCTGTATCGGTGGCCTTTCTGTCATGGCAGACTTCCTGGGTGCTATTGGCTCGGGAACCGGTATCCTGCTGGCCGTCACCATCATCTACCAGTACTTTGAGATCTTTGTCAAGGAGCAGAGTGAAATGGGCAGCATGGGAGCCCTGCTCTTCTAG